The following proteins come from a genomic window of Pelmatolapia mariae isolate MD_Pm_ZW linkage group LG17, Pm_UMD_F_2, whole genome shotgun sequence:
- the myf6 gene encoding myogenic factor 6 codes for MMDLFETNSYLFNDLRYLEEADHGPLQHLDMAGVSPLYNGNDSPLSQAGHDNVPSGGESSGEEHVPAPPGLRAHCEGQCLMWACKICKRKTAPTDRRKAATLRERRRLKKINEAFDALKRKTVANPNQRLPKVEILRSAISYIERLQELLQTLDEQEKTGSPCDAKENNVAGEYHWKKASEAWPTSADHSTSAMNHREGDSESSASSSLLRLSSIVDSITNDSSQ; via the exons ATGATGGACCTTTTTGAGACCAACAGTTATCTTTTTAATGATTTGCGCTATCTGGAGGAAGCCGATCATGGACCACTACAGCACTTGGACATGGCAGGGGTTTCCCCTCTGTACAATGGCAATGACAGCCCACTGTCCCAAGCGGGTCACGATAATGTCCCGTCCGGTGGGGAGAGCAGTGGAGAGGAGCACGTCCCTGCGCCTCCGGGTCTCCGGGCGCACTGTGAGGGTCAGTGCCTCATGTGGGCCTGTAAGATCTGCAAGAGAAAGACGGCTCCCACGGATAGACGTAAGGCTGCGACCctcagagagaggaggaggcttAAGAAGATCAACGAAGCCTTCGACGCACTGAAGAGGAAGACCGTAGCCAATCCCAACCAGAGGCTACCCAAAGTGGAGATTTTACGCAGCGCCATCAGCTACATAGAGAGGCTGCAGGAGCTGCTGCAGACGCTGGACGAGCAGGAGAAAACCGGATCTCCATGtgacgcaaaagaaaacaat GTGGCCGGTGAGTACCACTGGAAGAAAGCCTCTGAGGCTTGGCCAACCTCTGCTGACCATTCCACTTCAGCAATGAACCACAGAGAAG GAGACAGTGAGTCTTCCGCGTCCTCCAGCCTCCTGCGGCTGTCCTCCATCGTGGACAGCATCACCAACGACAGCAGTCAGTGA